A portion of the Stigmatella aurantiaca DW4/3-1 genome contains these proteins:
- a CDS encoding cytochrome P450 gives MSTAAAIEHLPGEAGIVANVRNTLGWMRRGNEHLLEQHRRFGPVYRTVFAGYTVVCVADPEMVMSIARDDHSWSTALAWLTFFQGIDAKINASQIDSPLFLDFKPHRDARKILQPAFGHTATAGYFDAATPIFEKAIDRWVEQGHVSFKDAIRSLLVEVSTRIFLGVDSGAREFERALIDYWEGPLSLSRSALLSSKWRRSIRGHRVLCEMLRSRIAERRATGGDDLFSRLCAKTQESEGILDDDGLVRLVIGVMAAAFATTSSGLASMAYLLAIHPEWQEKMREEALAVSKGRVSYEDSKQLEVTSRVWKETMRLYPIAPYCARRALHDVNLGQFRIPAGTFVMGLISVVMQDSALWSNPQRFDPDRFTEERAEDKKSKASFLPFGTGAHTCTGMHLANAEAKSFWHAMLTRCRFTLERNYRGRHTYMPAGIVSGDVKLRVERL, from the coding sequence ATGTCGACCGCCGCCGCCATCGAGCACCTGCCTGGAGAGGCGGGCATCGTCGCCAACGTCCGCAACACGCTCGGCTGGATGCGGCGAGGCAATGAACATCTGCTGGAGCAACATCGCCGCTTCGGGCCGGTCTACCGGACGGTGTTCGCCGGCTACACGGTCGTCTGCGTCGCCGATCCCGAGATGGTCATGTCCATCGCGCGTGACGACCACTCGTGGTCCACCGCGCTGGCGTGGCTCACGTTCTTCCAGGGGATCGACGCCAAGATCAACGCCTCGCAAATCGACTCTCCCCTCTTTCTGGACTTCAAGCCGCACCGCGACGCCCGGAAGATCCTGCAACCGGCGTTCGGCCACACGGCCACCGCCGGTTACTTCGATGCCGCGACGCCCATCTTCGAGAAGGCGATTGACCGATGGGTGGAGCAAGGCCACGTGTCGTTCAAGGACGCGATCCGGAGCCTGCTGGTGGAGGTATCGACGCGCATCTTCCTGGGCGTCGACAGCGGGGCCCGGGAGTTCGAGCGCGCGCTGATCGATTACTGGGAGGGACCGCTCTCGCTGTCGCGAAGCGCGCTGCTCAGCTCCAAGTGGCGCCGGTCGATCCGAGGCCACCGCGTGCTGTGCGAGATGCTGCGCTCGCGGATCGCCGAGCGGCGCGCCACCGGCGGCGACGATCTCTTCAGCCGCCTGTGCGCCAAGACGCAGGAATCCGAAGGGATACTCGATGATGACGGTCTGGTGCGGCTGGTGATTGGCGTCATGGCCGCCGCGTTCGCCACCACGTCATCCGGACTGGCCAGCATGGCCTACCTCCTCGCCATTCACCCGGAGTGGCAGGAGAAGATGCGCGAAGAGGCACTCGCGGTGTCCAAGGGACGGGTGTCCTACGAGGACAGCAAGCAGCTCGAAGTGACCTCGCGCGTCTGGAAGGAGACGATGCGCCTCTACCCCATCGCGCCGTACTGCGCGCGGCGGGCGCTGCACGACGTCAACCTCGGCCAGTTTCGGATCCCGGCGGGGACCTTCGTCATGGGGCTGATCTCGGTGGTCATGCAGGACAGCGCGTTGTGGAGCAATCCGCAGCGCTTCGATCCGGACCGCTTCACCGAGGAACGCGCCGAGGACAAGAAGAGCAAGGCGTCCTTCCTGCCCTTTGGCACGGGCGCCCACACCTGCACCGGCATGCACCTGGCGAACGCCGAGGCGAAGTCCTTCTGGCATGCCATGCTCACGCGCTGCCGCTTCACGCTCGAGCGCAACTACCGAGGGCGCCACACGTACATGCCGGCTGGCATCGTCTCGGGAGACGTCAAGCTCCGGGTCGAGCGACTCTGA
- a CDS encoding fatty acyl-AMP ligase produces the protein MTPARSLQVVPSLYSELDLVSLLRLRCLEQPHQLAYSYETDHGEVRLTYAELDRQARTVAAQLQAANGAGARALLLYHPGPDFLAGFFGCLYAGVIAVPAYPPRAPFRPDDRNVRRIFSIAQDASPRFVITTDAVRTKLRDISGVLPGIEQWLASDVQEGPGAEAWSSFTPHQDDLAFLQYTSGSTGTPKGVMVSHGNIIANERMITVGFGMSEKTRIGGWLPVFHDMGLIGHVLQPMYLGVPCFLMSPMSFMKRPYRWLDLISRNRLTVSGAPDFAYRFCVEAVSEEEKARLDLSCWELAFNGAEPVRTETLESFSAAFASCGFRKNTFYPTYGCAEATLFVAGGQKEALPVKLVVKRSELERGRAVEAAEGETQDLRVLVGCGKSAVGQKLAIVHPETRVQAEEGHVGEIWVSGPNVTGGYWNRVQESEERFRAPLADGDSRLCYRTGDLGFLLNGELFITGRASDLIIIRGLNHYPEDIELTVGSVNEHFLMSCAVSIDVDGEERVVVVQEVSREFPDDGFDQAGMSVRRALSEAHGLELHSLILLPRGRLPRTSSGKVQRRVCRELLLKGGLDPIVVWTGPQLPSDPAAVA, from the coding sequence GTGACGCCTGCGCGCTCCTTGCAGGTGGTGCCCTCGCTGTACAGCGAGTTGGATCTCGTCTCGCTGCTGCGCCTGCGCTGCCTCGAGCAGCCCCATCAGCTGGCGTACTCGTACGAGACCGACCATGGCGAAGTGCGCCTGACGTACGCGGAGCTTGATCGACAGGCGCGCACGGTGGCTGCTCAACTCCAGGCCGCCAACGGGGCAGGGGCGCGCGCGCTGCTGCTGTACCACCCGGGGCCGGATTTTCTCGCGGGCTTCTTCGGCTGCCTCTACGCGGGAGTGATTGCCGTCCCGGCCTATCCGCCGAGGGCGCCGTTCCGCCCGGATGATCGCAATGTCCGCCGGATCTTCTCCATTGCCCAAGATGCCAGCCCCCGGTTCGTCATCACCACGGACGCGGTGCGCACCAAGCTGAGGGACATCTCTGGGGTGTTGCCAGGGATCGAGCAATGGCTGGCCAGCGATGTCCAAGAGGGTCCTGGGGCGGAAGCCTGGTCGTCCTTCACCCCTCACCAAGATGATCTGGCGTTTCTCCAGTACACCTCGGGTTCGACGGGCACGCCCAAGGGGGTCATGGTCAGCCATGGGAACATCATCGCCAACGAGCGAATGATCACCGTGGGCTTCGGCATGTCGGAGAAGACCCGCATTGGCGGCTGGCTGCCGGTATTCCACGACATGGGGCTCATCGGCCACGTCCTCCAACCCATGTACCTCGGCGTGCCATGCTTCCTGATGTCACCCATGTCGTTCATGAAGCGCCCCTACCGCTGGCTGGATCTGATTTCGCGCAACCGCCTGACCGTGAGTGGCGCGCCGGATTTCGCCTACCGGTTCTGCGTCGAAGCCGTGTCCGAGGAGGAGAAGGCACGCCTCGATCTGTCCTGCTGGGAGCTGGCGTTCAACGGCGCCGAGCCTGTGCGCACCGAGACGCTGGAGAGCTTCTCCGCGGCGTTCGCCTCTTGCGGCTTCCGCAAGAACACCTTCTACCCCACGTATGGCTGCGCGGAGGCCACCCTGTTCGTGGCGGGCGGCCAAAAGGAAGCCCTTCCCGTGAAGCTCGTCGTCAAGCGCTCGGAGCTGGAGCGCGGCCGGGCCGTTGAGGCGGCCGAGGGCGAGACGCAGGACCTGCGCGTGCTGGTGGGTTGCGGCAAGAGCGCCGTGGGCCAGAAGCTGGCCATCGTCCACCCCGAGACCCGGGTCCAGGCCGAGGAGGGCCACGTCGGGGAGATCTGGGTCTCCGGCCCAAACGTGACGGGAGGGTACTGGAACCGTGTGCAAGAGAGTGAAGAGCGCTTCCGCGCGCCCCTGGCGGATGGGGACTCTCGGCTCTGCTACCGGACCGGGGATCTGGGCTTCCTGCTCAATGGAGAGCTGTTCATCACGGGCCGCGCCAGCGATCTGATTATCATCCGCGGCTTGAATCACTACCCGGAGGACATCGAGCTGACCGTGGGCAGCGTGAATGAGCACTTCCTGATGTCGTGCGCGGTGTCGATCGATGTGGATGGGGAGGAGCGCGTCGTCGTGGTTCAGGAGGTGTCGCGTGAATTCCCGGACGATGGGTTCGATCAGGCCGGCATGTCGGTGCGCAGGGCGCTCTCCGAGGCGCACGGGCTGGAGCTGCACTCGTTGATCCTGCTGCCTCGCGGCCGGTTGCCCAGAACGTCCAGTGGCAAGGTCCAGCGGCGCGTCTGCCGCGAGCTGCTCCTGAAGGGGGGCCTGGATCCCATCGTGGTCTGGACCGGACCGCAGCTGCCCTCGGATCCTGCCGCGGTGGCATAG
- a CDS encoding SRPBCC family protein, with amino-acid sequence MVKRILLSIAGAVALGILGVLVLAARKPASFHIERSAVIAAPPEAVFPHLNDFRLWAAWSPWEKLDPSMQKTYGGPSSGVGSTYAWSGDSKAGEGKMTILESRPSTFLSLRLEFLKPFPATNTVTYTLAQKAGGTEITWAMDGENPFMGKVFSVFFNMDDLIGKDFEKGLADLKRVSEATGP; translated from the coding sequence ATGGTGAAGCGCATTCTCCTTTCCATCGCCGGGGCTGTCGCCCTTGGAATCCTCGGGGTGCTCGTGCTCGCGGCCCGCAAGCCAGCCAGCTTCCACATCGAGCGAAGCGCGGTCATCGCGGCGCCCCCCGAGGCGGTCTTCCCACACCTCAATGACTTCCGCCTTTGGGCCGCGTGGTCCCCGTGGGAGAAGCTCGATCCCTCCATGCAGAAGACGTACGGCGGCCCATCGAGCGGTGTGGGATCCACCTACGCATGGAGCGGTGACAGCAAGGCAGGCGAGGGAAAGATGACCATCCTCGAGAGCCGTCCGAGCACTTTTCTCTCGCTGCGGCTCGAGTTCCTCAAGCCCTTCCCCGCCACCAATACGGTCACCTACACGCTTGCGCAGAAGGCTGGCGGCACGGAGATCACCTGGGCGATGGACGGAGAGAACCCATTCATGGGGAAGGTCTTCTCCGTCTTCTTCAACATGGATGACCTCATCGGGAAGGACTTCGAGAAGGGGCTCGCGGACTTGAAACGAGTCTCGGAAGCAACGGGCCCATAG
- a CDS encoding cytochrome P450 encodes MSVEPPNRSAPLGGLHGPPSTPQPLPAVLEGFDLTDQSRFSNGFPHQVFARLRRDAPVLFHPPGQSIDGDGFWVLSKHADIREAAANPAFSSRGGGGRPHGGTHIDDARPELPGVLFNMMDDPRHQDFKDVMTPAMGRQALATLEGKLRPYAAELVSSLLARGNCDFATEVGATVGAHAISQLLGIPSQDWPLFAEWTSLLMGFDDREAGRPTERSQKIHMDIFRYGCQLLAAKRAGPSDDLTSLLAGGKLASTSGEGPISDLERQTCFCLMVLAGTESTRNMIAGGVLALAENPEQWRALRADRSLVPSAVEEILRWTSPTPYNRRTATRDIRIRDTQIRAGDKVTLWWTSANRDEDVFSNPFSFDIRRKPNPHLAFGYGSHTCFGDHLGRLEMRVVLEALLDRVEQIELTGQVAWAGSNKHTVLLRMPVALTGA; translated from the coding sequence ATGTCGGTCGAACCACCCAACCGCTCCGCGCCCCTCGGGGGCCTGCATGGCCCTCCCTCGACGCCCCAGCCGCTGCCTGCCGTGCTGGAGGGTTTCGATCTGACCGATCAATCTCGGTTCTCGAATGGATTTCCCCACCAGGTCTTCGCCCGCCTGCGCCGGGACGCACCCGTGCTTTTCCATCCCCCGGGACAGAGCATCGACGGTGATGGCTTCTGGGTACTGAGCAAGCACGCCGACATCCGCGAAGCAGCCGCCAATCCGGCCTTCTCCTCTCGCGGCGGTGGCGGGCGCCCCCACGGTGGCACACACATCGACGATGCCCGGCCAGAGCTCCCTGGGGTCCTGTTCAACATGATGGATGATCCGCGCCATCAGGACTTCAAGGACGTGATGACCCCTGCGATGGGCCGACAGGCGCTGGCCACGCTGGAGGGCAAGCTTCGCCCATACGCGGCCGAGCTGGTGTCCTCACTGCTCGCGCGGGGCAACTGCGACTTCGCCACCGAGGTGGGCGCAACCGTCGGCGCGCACGCGATCTCGCAGCTGCTGGGGATCCCGTCGCAGGACTGGCCGCTGTTCGCCGAGTGGACCTCGCTCTTGATGGGCTTCGACGATCGCGAGGCAGGCCGCCCGACCGAGCGCAGCCAGAAGATCCACATGGACATCTTCCGCTACGGCTGCCAGTTGCTGGCGGCCAAGCGGGCCGGACCATCGGATGACCTGACCTCCCTTCTGGCGGGCGGCAAGCTGGCCAGCACCAGCGGAGAAGGGCCGATCAGCGATCTGGAGCGGCAGACCTGTTTCTGTTTGATGGTGCTGGCGGGGACCGAGTCCACCCGCAACATGATCGCGGGCGGCGTCCTGGCGCTGGCCGAGAACCCCGAGCAATGGCGAGCCCTGCGCGCCGATCGCTCGCTGGTGCCAAGCGCGGTGGAAGAGATCCTGCGCTGGACGTCCCCCACGCCGTACAACCGGCGCACCGCTACCCGCGACATCCGGATTCGTGACACGCAGATCCGGGCGGGCGACAAGGTGACGCTGTGGTGGACGTCGGCCAACCGGGACGAGGACGTGTTCTCCAACCCGTTCTCCTTCGACATCCGGCGGAAGCCCAACCCGCACCTGGCGTTCGGCTACGGCAGCCACACCTGCTTCGGTGATCACCTGGGCAGACTCGAGATGCGCGTGGTGCTGGAGGCCCTGCTTGATCGGGTCGAGCAGATTGAACTCACCGGCCAGGTCGCGTGGGCCGGCAGCAACAAGCACACCGTGTTGCTGCGCATGCCAGTGGCGCTGACGGGAGCGTAA
- a CDS encoding sensor histidine kinase, producing the protein MPPSAQDLEQPLRKERPPDPDGPLTRTGNTGRLRALVHALPDLIFRQSIDGTYLDFVVSKADELTASAESMVGANIRQLGLPSPLIDKVLMHLRRAIQEGTVEVFEYELQVLRGLQHYESRIVRCGPDEAVCIIRNVTERKQAEQRLLDQEDELLRHRAHLEDLVRQRTEKLVQATRALEERQAQLIQAEKMASLGQMAAGIAHEISNPVSYVLSNLGALTEYLAVLMPQLRIQQELLASQGPDTAREALIDRMRMQWEREDTKSILEDMPELLQESLVGARRIQEIVQTLRLFAREDSKEPQLADLNAELESTLKMVWNQLKYKCTVKRDFGPLPPLRCHPTQLSQVFTNLLINAAQAIETHGEIAISTRHENGEITVRISDTGKGMTPEVRARLFTPFFTTKPREQGTGLGLSVSYSIIASHQGHIEVQSALGQGTTFTIRLPLLAE; encoded by the coding sequence ATGCCTCCCTCAGCCCAGGATCTGGAACAGCCGCTGCGGAAGGAGCGGCCGCCGGACCCAGATGGCCCCCTGACACGAACCGGGAACACCGGGCGCCTGCGGGCCCTGGTCCACGCCCTTCCCGACCTCATCTTCCGCCAGAGCATTGACGGCACCTACCTGGACTTCGTGGTCAGCAAGGCCGACGAGCTGACCGCCTCCGCCGAGTCCATGGTGGGGGCCAACATCCGTCAGCTCGGACTGCCCTCGCCTCTGATCGACAAGGTGCTCATGCACCTGAGGCGAGCCATCCAGGAGGGCACCGTCGAGGTGTTCGAGTATGAGCTGCAGGTGCTCCGGGGCCTCCAGCACTACGAGTCACGCATCGTGCGCTGCGGACCGGACGAAGCCGTGTGCATCATCCGCAACGTCACCGAGCGCAAACAGGCGGAGCAGCGCCTTCTCGATCAAGAGGACGAGCTGCTCCGCCACCGCGCGCACCTGGAGGATCTCGTCCGCCAGCGGACCGAAAAGCTGGTCCAGGCCACCCGGGCGCTGGAGGAGCGGCAGGCACAGCTCATTCAAGCGGAGAAAATGGCCTCCTTGGGGCAGATGGCAGCGGGGATCGCGCACGAGATCAGCAATCCCGTGAGCTACGTGCTCAGCAACCTGGGAGCGCTCACCGAGTACCTCGCGGTTCTCATGCCTCAGCTTCGGATCCAGCAGGAGTTGCTGGCCTCTCAAGGGCCTGACACTGCCCGGGAGGCCCTGATCGATCGCATGCGCATGCAGTGGGAGCGGGAGGACACGAAGTCCATTCTCGAGGACATGCCCGAGCTGCTCCAGGAGTCCCTCGTGGGTGCCCGGCGCATCCAGGAGATCGTCCAAACGCTGAGGCTCTTCGCTCGCGAGGACTCCAAGGAGCCGCAGCTCGCCGACCTGAACGCGGAGCTGGAGTCCACGCTGAAAATGGTGTGGAACCAGCTCAAGTACAAATGCACGGTGAAGCGTGACTTCGGGCCGCTGCCCCCCCTCCGGTGCCACCCCACCCAGCTCTCCCAGGTCTTCACCAACCTGCTCATCAACGCCGCCCAGGCCATCGAGACGCACGGGGAAATCGCCATCTCCACCCGCCATGAGAATGGGGAGATCACCGTGCGGATCTCAGATACGGGAAAAGGGATGACGCCCGAGGTCCGCGCCCGGCTCTTCACCCCGTTCTTCACCACGAAGCCCCGGGAGCAGGGAACAGGCCTGGGCCTCTCGGTCAGCTACAGCATCATCGCCAGCCACCAAGGCCACATCGAGGTCCAGAGCGCGCTGGGCCAGGGCACCACCTTCACCATTCGCCTGCCCCTCCTGGCCGAATGA
- a CDS encoding CocE/NonD family hydrolase: MSRFLIPLVLLALVSAASAQAPKQPPKPPAHHGDPAERAELIRAHYTKYEYLIPMRDGVRLFTALYVPNDASPAKRYPILLHRTPYSVAPYGLDRYKKALGSAVAFEKEGFIFAFQDVRGRYMSEGQFVNVRPQLPAKRGAKDIDESTDTYDTLQWMVKNIPNTNERVGMWGVSYPGFYASAGAIDSHPSLKAVSPQAPIADWFWDDMHRHGAFNLVLAFNFFSSFGKPRPQPMSNEDWDRFDHGTPDGYQFFLDMGPLSNADARYFKDGIPFWKDITAHPNYDDFWKSRNLLPHLRNIKAAVLTVGGWYDTEDLYGPLRTYGAIEKQNPKISNTLVMGPWSHGGWVRDDGASLGDADFGFATSTGYQEVSLAFFKHHLKDGPKPELPEAWVFEGGANRWRSFDAWPPKNVRETRLYFQPKGGLTFSPPTGKEALFDEYVSDPSRPVPFTAEITPHWSKNYMAEDQRFASRRPDVLVYQTEPLDKDLTLAGPLEAELWVSTSGTDADWVVKLVDVNPGKMPGWTKRDDEEGTRNRGGQQTLVRGEAFRGRFREDYATPKPFTPGEVTKVRFVINDVFHTFQRGHRVMLQVQSSWFPFIDRNPQTFVPNIFEAKEEDFVRATHRVYRSPSNPSAVKVQVLPALDD; the protein is encoded by the coding sequence ATGTCCCGATTCCTCATCCCCCTGGTGCTGCTGGCACTCGTGAGTGCCGCGAGCGCCCAGGCTCCCAAGCAACCCCCCAAGCCCCCGGCGCACCACGGAGATCCGGCCGAGCGCGCGGAGCTCATCCGCGCGCACTACACCAAGTACGAGTACCTCATCCCCATGCGGGATGGGGTGCGGCTGTTCACGGCGCTCTACGTTCCCAACGATGCGAGCCCCGCCAAGCGCTACCCCATCTTGCTCCACCGCACGCCTTACTCGGTCGCCCCCTATGGCCTGGATCGGTACAAGAAGGCGCTGGGGAGCGCGGTGGCCTTCGAGAAAGAGGGCTTCATCTTCGCCTTCCAGGACGTGCGGGGCCGGTACATGTCCGAGGGCCAGTTCGTCAACGTGCGTCCGCAACTGCCGGCGAAGCGCGGCGCCAAGGACATCGACGAGAGCACCGACACCTACGACACCCTCCAGTGGATGGTGAAGAACATCCCGAATACCAACGAGCGCGTGGGAATGTGGGGCGTGTCGTATCCAGGCTTCTACGCCTCGGCGGGAGCCATCGACTCTCACCCCTCGCTCAAGGCCGTGTCTCCCCAGGCGCCCATCGCCGACTGGTTCTGGGACGACATGCACCGGCATGGCGCCTTCAACCTGGTGCTGGCATTCAACTTCTTCTCCTCCTTCGGCAAGCCGCGTCCCCAGCCCATGTCCAATGAAGACTGGGACCGGTTCGACCATGGCACGCCGGATGGCTACCAGTTCTTCCTGGACATGGGGCCGCTGAGCAACGCGGACGCGCGCTACTTCAAGGACGGCATCCCGTTCTGGAAGGACATCACCGCCCATCCCAACTACGACGACTTCTGGAAGTCACGGAACCTCCTGCCCCACCTGCGCAACATCAAGGCGGCGGTCCTGACGGTGGGCGGCTGGTACGACACCGAAGATCTGTATGGCCCCCTGAGAACCTATGGCGCCATCGAGAAGCAGAACCCGAAGATCTCCAACACGCTGGTCATGGGGCCCTGGTCACACGGCGGGTGGGTCCGTGACGATGGCGCCTCGCTCGGTGACGCCGATTTCGGCTTCGCGACGAGCACCGGCTACCAAGAGGTGTCGCTGGCCTTCTTCAAGCACCACCTCAAGGACGGCCCGAAGCCGGAGCTTCCCGAAGCCTGGGTCTTCGAGGGCGGAGCGAACCGCTGGAGAAGCTTCGATGCCTGGCCTCCCAAAAACGTGCGAGAGACGCGGCTCTACTTCCAGCCCAAGGGCGGCCTGACGTTCAGTCCCCCCACGGGCAAAGAGGCCCTCTTCGACGAGTACGTGAGCGATCCTTCCCGGCCCGTTCCCTTCACCGCGGAGATCACCCCCCATTGGAGCAAGAACTACATGGCCGAGGACCAGCGCTTTGCCTCGCGCAGGCCGGATGTCCTCGTCTACCAGACCGAGCCTCTCGACAAGGACCTGACACTCGCCGGCCCCTTGGAGGCGGAACTGTGGGTCTCCACATCGGGCACGGACGCGGACTGGGTGGTGAAGCTCGTCGACGTCAACCCAGGCAAGATGCCTGGCTGGACGAAGCGGGACGACGAGGAGGGCACGCGCAACCGGGGCGGGCAGCAAACCCTGGTGAGGGGCGAGGCCTTTCGCGGCCGGTTCCGGGAGGACTACGCCACGCCCAAGCCCTTCACCCCCGGCGAGGTGACGAAGGTGCGCTTCGTCATCAACGACGTCTTCCACACCTTCCAGCGGGGACACCGGGTGATGCTCCAGGTGCAGTCGAGCTGGTTCCCATTCATCGACCGCAACCCACAGACCTTCGTCCCCAACATCTTCGAGGCGAAGGAGGAGGACTTCGTGCGGGCCACCCACCGCGTGTACCGCTCACCGTCGAACCCGAGCGCCGTCAAAGTGCAGGTGCTGCCCGCGCTGGATGACTGA
- a CDS encoding acyl-CoA dehydrogenase family protein, with amino-acid sequence MTEADLLKEAERISALLAEHSARHDQDTTFPDEGKEAISRSPLNTSLLEGASWLTFGKMVSLLSRGNASFGTLWLMHQGAGITFLALQDPQQRAFFDAEFRRGAWFGNALSEPTSGNMFLMPYQEARRVEGGWRLSGAKRFVSGCEHAQYLITNALCEGQPGFFLIDKDASIHVEDIWDTMGMRATRSQLLHLQDTFLPDSRRLMLDPSQPNAIAMGLPWISIGLAEAALAFAIGYAQERKLPPENKALAQMQWVQFAVAEMSTRLEAARSLAIRGALATDRREPDAPMLQMQAKMVANEAALSVATSALELAGGSGYLRSRPIERYVRDAHSGPLMAWSAPVIKDFLGKALLGLLPPPPKG; translated from the coding sequence ATGACGGAAGCAGATCTTCTGAAGGAGGCGGAGCGAATCAGCGCCTTGCTGGCGGAGCATTCGGCCCGGCATGACCAGGACACCACTTTTCCCGACGAGGGAAAGGAGGCCATCTCCCGGTCTCCGCTGAATACCTCGCTGCTGGAGGGCGCCTCGTGGCTGACCTTCGGCAAGATGGTCAGCCTCCTGTCCCGAGGGAATGCCTCCTTTGGTACCCTCTGGTTGATGCATCAGGGGGCGGGCATCACCTTCCTGGCGCTGCAGGATCCGCAACAGCGTGCCTTCTTCGATGCCGAGTTCCGCCGCGGGGCCTGGTTCGGCAATGCCTTGTCCGAGCCCACCAGCGGCAACATGTTCCTCATGCCGTACCAGGAGGCGCGCCGGGTGGAGGGAGGCTGGCGCCTCTCGGGCGCCAAGCGCTTCGTGTCCGGGTGTGAGCACGCCCAGTACCTCATCACCAACGCTCTCTGTGAGGGCCAGCCTGGCTTCTTCCTCATCGACAAGGATGCCTCCATCCACGTGGAGGACATCTGGGACACGATGGGCATGAGGGCGACCCGGAGCCAGCTCCTGCACTTGCAGGACACGTTCCTCCCGGACTCGCGGCGGTTGATGCTCGATCCCTCTCAGCCCAATGCCATCGCCATGGGGCTGCCGTGGATCTCGATTGGCCTGGCCGAGGCGGCGCTGGCCTTCGCCATTGGCTACGCCCAGGAGCGCAAGCTTCCCCCGGAGAACAAGGCGCTCGCGCAGATGCAGTGGGTGCAATTCGCCGTGGCGGAGATGAGCACGCGCCTGGAGGCAGCCAGATCCCTGGCCATCCGGGGGGCTCTCGCCACGGATCGCCGTGAGCCCGATGCTCCCATGCTCCAGATGCAGGCCAAGATGGTGGCCAATGAGGCGGCCCTGTCGGTGGCCACCTCGGCCCTGGAACTCGCCGGGGGCAGCGGCTACCTCCGGAGCCGTCCCATCGAGCGCTACGTCCGGGATGCGCACAGCGGCCCGCTGATGGCTTGGTCCGCACCCGTCATCAAGGATTTTCTCGGCAAGGCCCTGCTGGGCCTGCTGCCGCCTCCTCCCAAGGGCTGA